In a single window of the Raphanus sativus cultivar WK10039 chromosome 9, ASM80110v3, whole genome shotgun sequence genome:
- the LOC108826608 gene encoding defensin-like protein 35, whose product MATNKISFFLVLCICVLLSSGFGKAALNPTGKKCPDPNGVDKKAACYSYCKTQGFMGGSCQGHKGNYMCKCYEGK is encoded by the exons ATGGCAACTAACAAAATCTCCTTCTTCTTGGTTCTTTGCATCTGTGTTTTGTTATCCTCAG GATTTGGAAAAGCAGCACTAAATCCAACGGGGAAAAAATGTCCGGATCCAAATGGTGTAGACAAAAAAGCTGCATGTTATAGCTACTGCAAAACACAGGGTTTTATGGGTGGTTCTTGTCAAGGACATAAAGGTAATTACATGTGTAAGTGTTATGAAGGTAAATGA